Proteins encoded in a region of the Inquilinus sp. KBS0705 genome:
- a CDS encoding carboxypeptidase-like regulatory domain-containing protein, whose translation MKPTLFLAFLLAVTHTLFAQDVTLSGKITDEKGSAIPFATVYVKNTTKGTSANSDGEYSINLKSGQYQVQFKAIGYGQQSRNIDLKSNQSVNITLKNEDYQLNEVVIRAGAEDPAYAIIRKAIKKRKTYLNEVNAYTCEVYIKGLQKLLAAPKKFLMFDVQKATREAGLDSNRTGIVYLSESQSKLSFMKPDNIHEELISSKVSGSNRAFSYNRASDLRVNFYENLQDWEGLSNRPLVSPIADNALFYYRYKYAGTTIENGETINKIQVIPRRDHDPCFSGYIYILEDSWRLQGLGLYITKKANLNFVDTLKVNEEFFPVNGKVWMPASIKFDFTGGLFGFRIGGYFISLYKDYDINPQLDKKQFAEVLRITKGVNKKDSVFWEQQRPIPLTPEEKTDYKKKAILAAKRESKPYLDSLDRENNKIDPLKVLLEGYHHRNRYDHEYYNFNSILGSVFYNTVQGLALDYGGSFTKQIDSVNNKYLSVYGKAGYGFSNKLFYGSGGVSFPAGPFMLNVTGGSDVLDMNDLQPISRFMNTAHTLLNRQNFEKLYQKKYALFSASTRINGGWLASGYAEWADRKWLPNTADYSLFHPKGHEFTSNNPFIPDQDIAVFPQNQSFKIGLRTSYDFSDKYETYPNGRRYLPSKYPTIGLNLVKGFKNVLGSDVDYTLLSADIQKSDISLGMYGKTSFYVSAGKFLNTNSLFYTDYRHFAGNEAVFYQSGINKFLLLDYYNYSTGDKYLEGHLEHNFSGFITNKIPLIRKLKLQEIVDINYLYTPTLKNYTELGFGLQTNTGLRVMYGTSFNNNGKVSNAIRIGLSF comes from the coding sequence ATAACCGACGAAAAAGGCAGTGCTATACCCTTTGCAACCGTGTACGTTAAAAACACAACCAAAGGTACATCAGCCAATAGCGATGGCGAGTACAGCATCAACCTAAAAAGCGGGCAATACCAGGTACAGTTTAAAGCAATTGGCTATGGCCAGCAAAGCCGCAATATCGATCTTAAATCGAACCAAAGCGTTAACATCACCCTAAAAAATGAAGATTACCAGCTTAACGAGGTAGTTATACGTGCGGGTGCCGAAGATCCTGCCTATGCCATCATTCGCAAAGCCATAAAAAAGCGTAAAACTTATTTAAACGAAGTAAATGCCTACACCTGCGAGGTTTATATAAAAGGCTTGCAAAAATTACTTGCGGCACCCAAAAAGTTTTTAATGTTTGATGTGCAAAAGGCTACCCGCGAAGCCGGCCTCGACTCAAACCGTACAGGTATCGTATACCTTTCAGAGTCGCAATCAAAGCTGAGCTTTATGAAGCCGGATAACATTCACGAGGAATTGATATCCTCCAAGGTGTCGGGCAGTAACAGGGCATTTAGTTACAATCGAGCATCGGACTTAAGGGTGAACTTTTACGAGAACCTTCAAGACTGGGAAGGCCTGAGCAACCGCCCGCTGGTATCGCCCATTGCAGATAACGCCTTGTTTTATTACCGCTATAAATACGCAGGCACTACTATCGAAAACGGCGAAACTATTAACAAGATACAAGTAATACCCCGCCGCGACCACGACCCTTGCTTTAGCGGCTACATTTATATTTTAGAAGATAGCTGGCGCCTGCAGGGCCTGGGCCTGTACATCACCAAAAAGGCCAATCTTAATTTTGTGGATACGCTTAAGGTGAATGAAGAATTCTTCCCCGTAAACGGCAAGGTTTGGATGCCCGCTTCTATTAAATTCGATTTTACCGGGGGCCTGTTCGGCTTCCGCATAGGGGGATATTTTATATCACTTTACAAAGATTATGACATTAATCCCCAATTGGATAAAAAGCAATTTGCCGAGGTGCTACGCATTACCAAAGGGGTTAATAAAAAGGACTCCGTCTTTTGGGAACAGCAACGCCCCATACCCCTAACTCCCGAAGAAAAAACCGACTATAAAAAGAAAGCTATACTGGCCGCCAAACGCGAGTCGAAGCCCTACCTTGACTCGCTGGACAGGGAAAACAATAAGATAGACCCGCTGAAAGTACTGTTAGAAGGTTACCACCACCGCAACCGCTACGACCATGAATACTATAATTTTAATTCCATTTTAGGTTCGGTATTTTACAATACGGTACAGGGTTTGGCGCTTGATTATGGCGGCTCGTTTACCAAACAAATAGATAGTGTAAACAATAAATACTTGTCTGTTTATGGCAAGGCTGGCTATGGTTTTTCTAACAAACTATTTTACGGCAGTGGTGGTGTGTCCTTCCCGGCGGGACCATTTATGCTAAATGTAACAGGCGGATCGGATGTGTTGGATATGAATGATCTCCAACCTATCTCCCGGTTTATGAACACTGCTCACACTTTGTTAAACAGGCAAAACTTTGAGAAGCTATATCAAAAAAAATATGCTTTGTTTAGTGCATCAACCCGTATTAACGGCGGATGGCTGGCCAGTGGCTATGCCGAGTGGGCCGACCGAAAATGGTTGCCCAATACCGCCGATTATAGCTTATTTCATCCAAAAGGGCACGAATTTACATCAAACAACCCTTTTATACCCGACCAGGATATAGCGGTATTTCCGCAAAACCAATCCTTTAAAATAGGGCTGCGCACCAGCTACGATTTTAGCGATAAATACGAAACCTATCCTAATGGCAGGCGCTATCTGCCATCTAAATACCCAACCATTGGTTTAAACCTGGTAAAGGGCTTTAAAAACGTATTAGGGTCGGACGTGGACTATACCTTATTATCGGCTGATATACAAAAATCAGATATCTCTTTAGGCATGTACGGCAAAACATCGTTTTATGTAAGCGCGGGTAAATTTTTAAATACCAACAGTTTGTTTTATACCGATTATCGCCATTTTGCAGGTAACGAAGCTGTATTCTATCAAAGCGGTATCAATAAATTCCTGCTGTTAGATTATTATAATTACAGTACAGGAGACAAGTACCTGGAGGGCCACCTGGAGCATAACTTTTCGGGTTTTATAACCAATAAGATACCCTTAATACGCAAGCTTAAACTGCAGGAGATAGTTGATATAAATTACCTGTACACCCCCACCCTTAAAAACTACACCGAACTGGGTTTTGGCCTGCAAACCAATACGGGCTTAAGGGTAATGTATGGCACATCGTTTAATAACAACGGCAAGGTAAGTAATGCAATAAGGATAGGGTTAAGCTTTTAG